From a region of the Vicugna pacos chromosome 35, VicPac4, whole genome shotgun sequence genome:
- the LOC102529172 gene encoding nanos homolog 2-like: MELPPFDMWKDYFNLSQVVSALIQSPGQVQEAPGTGELSPGEPGAQQEQGPGGQGPDEALATLCNFCKHNGESRRVYTSHRLKTPGGVVVCPILRHYVCPLCGATGDQAHTLKYCSLNGGYQSLYRRSGRNSAGRKVKR, translated from the exons ATGGAGTTGCCACCCTTCGACATGTGGAAGGACTACTTCAACCTGAGCCAGGTAGTGTCGGCCCTGATCCAGAGTCCAGGGCAAGTGCAGGAGGCCCCAGGGACTGGGGAGCTGAGCCCTGGGGA ACCTGGGGCCCAGCAAGAGCAGGGGCCGGGAGGGCAGGGCCCCGATGAGGCCCTGGCCACCCTCTGCAACTTCTGCAAGCACAATGGGGAGTCTCGCCGCGTGTACACCTCACACCGGCTGAAGACACCGGGGGGTGTGGTGGTGTGTCCCATCCTGCGGCACTACGTGTGTCCCCTGTGCGGGGCCACGGGTGACCAGGCCCACACGCTCAAGTACTGCTCGCTCAACGGGGGCTATCAGTCTCTCTACCGCCGCAGTGGGCGCAATTCGGCCGGCCGCAAGGTCAAACGCTGA